One segment of Candidatus Rokuibacteriota bacterium DNA contains the following:
- a CDS encoding LamB/YcsF family protein produces MASKVIDLNCDMGESYGRWTLGADEAIMPFITSANIACGYHGGDPHVMRKTVALALQHKVAIGSHPGLPDLMGFGRRVMDVSPQEVKDYMCYQTGALREFVRVAGSDLQHVKPHGILYNMCEKDEALAQAVGEAAMESGKGLILMTLASGRYDATCRKMGCRVASEGFADRAYNVDGTLVSRKLPGSLITDPQQAAAQAVKMALQGKVHTIDGVDIDISVQTICCHGDTPGAEKIVRAVRDALEKAGAQVRPLREWLPAA; encoded by the coding sequence ATGGCGAGCAAGGTGATTGATCTCAACTGCGACATGGGGGAGAGTTATGGGAGGTGGACCCTCGGAGCCGATGAGGCCATCATGCCGTTCATCACCTCGGCAAATATCGCCTGCGGTTACCACGGAGGAGATCCTCACGTCATGAGGAAGACCGTCGCGCTGGCCCTCCAGCACAAAGTTGCCATCGGGTCCCATCCGGGATTGCCGGACCTGATGGGGTTTGGCCGGCGGGTCATGGATGTGAGCCCCCAGGAGGTGAAGGACTACATGTGCTACCAGACCGGCGCCCTGCGCGAGTTCGTCCGGGTCGCGGGGAGCGACCTCCAGCACGTGAAGCCTCACGGCATCCTCTACAACATGTGCGAGAAGGACGAGGCGCTCGCGCAGGCGGTGGGCGAGGCGGCCATGGAGTCGGGGAAGGGGCTGATCCTCATGACGCTCGCCTCGGGCCGCTACGACGCCACGTGCAGGAAGATGGGCTGCCGGGTCGCGTCGGAAGGGTTCGCGGACCGCGCCTACAACGTGGACGGTACCCTCGTCTCCCGCAAGCTTCCGGGCTCGCTCATCACCGATCCCCAGCAGGCCGCGGCCCAGGCCGTGAAGATGGCGCTGCAGGGGAAGGTGCACACGATCGACGGGGTGGACATCGACATCTCGGTCCAGACGATCTGCTGCCACGGCGACACGCCGGGGGCCGAGAAGATCGTTCGGGCCGTGCGGGATGCTCTGGAGAAGGCGGGCGCCCAGGTGAGGCCGCTCAGGGAGTGGCTGCCAGCGGCGTAG